A genome region from Macaca nemestrina isolate mMacNem1 chromosome 20, mMacNem.hap1, whole genome shotgun sequence includes the following:
- the LOC105495439 gene encoding zinc finger protein 585B isoform X1: MPASWTSPQKSSALAPEDQGSSYEGSVSFRDVAINFSREEWQHLDLSQRNLYRDVMLETYSHLLSVGYQVPKPEVVMLEQGKEPWALQGERPCQSCPGEKLWDHNQHRKIIGYKPAFSQDQKIYPREKSYGCAEFGKSFTWNSQFKVHLKVPTGETLYVCIECGRAFVQKPEFSTHQKTHMREKPYKCNECGKSFFQVSSLFRHQRIHTGEKLHECSECGKGFPYNSDLSIHEKIHTGERHHECTDCGKAFTQKSTLKMHQKIHTGERSYICIECGQAFIQKTQLIAHRRIHTGEKPYECSNCGKSFISKSQLQVHQRVHTRVKPYICTEYGKVFSNNSNLITHEKVQSREKSSICTECGKAFTYRSELIIHQRIHTGEKPYECSDCGKAFTQKSTLTVHQRIHTGEKSYVCMKCGLAFIRKAHLVTHQIIHTGEKPYKCGHCGKLFTSKSQLHVHKRIHTGEKPYVCNKCGKAFTNRSNLITHQKTHTGEKSYICSKCGKAFTQRSDLITHQRIHTGEKPYECSTCGKAFTQKSNLNIHQKIHTGERQYECHECGKAFNQKSILIVHQKIHTGEKPYVCTECGRAFIRKSNFITHQRIHTGEKPYECSDCGKSFTSKSQLLVHQPVHTGEKPYVCAKCGKAFSGRSNLSKHQKTHTGEKPYICSECGKTFRQKSELITHHRIHTGEKPYECSDCGKSFTKKSQLQVHQRIHTGEKPYVCAECGKAFSNRSNLNKHQTTHTGDKPYKCGICGKGFVQKSVFSVHQSSHT; this comes from the exons ATGCCAGCTAGTTGGACCTCACCCCAGAAATCCTCAGCCCTGGCTCCAGAGGATCAGGGCAGCTCCTATGAG GGATcagtgtccttcagggatgtGGCTATCAATTTCAGCAGAGAGGAATGGCAGCACCTggacctttctcagagaaacctgTACCGGGATGTGATGCTGGAGACCTACAGCCACCTGCTCTCAGTAG GGTATCAAGTTCCTAAACCAGAGGTGGTCATGTTGGAGCAAGGAAAGGAACCATGGGCACTGCAGGGTGAAAGGCCATGTCAGAGCTGCCCAG GAGAGAAATTATGGGACCataatcaacatagaaaaatcattGGTTATAAACCAGCCTTCTCTCAAGATCAAAAAATTTATCCTAGGGAAAAATCCTATGGATGTGCCGAATTTGGAAAGAGCTTCACCTGGAACTCACAGTTCAAGGTACATCTGAAAGTTCCTACAGGAGAAACACTCTATGTATGTATTGAATGCGGGAGGGCTTTTGTACAGAAGCCAGAATTCAGTACACATCAGAAAACCCATATGAGAGAGAAGCCCTATAAGTGCAATGAATGTGGAAAATCCTTTTTTCAAGTGTCGTCCCTTTTCAggcatcagagaattcataccgGAGAAAAACTACATGAATGTAGTGAATGTGGGAAAGGCTTCCCTTATAACTCAGATCTCAGTATACAtgagaaaattcatactggagagagacaCCATGAATGCACTGACTGTGGCAAAGCGTTCACACAAAAGTCCACACTCAAGATGCATCAGAAAATCCACACAGGCGAGAGATCCTACATCTGTATTGAATGCGGACAGGCCTTCATCCAGAAGACACAATTGATTGCACACCGAAGAATTCATACTGGTGAAAAACCATATGAGTGCAGTAACTGTGGCAAATCCTTCATTTCCAAGTCACAACTTCAGGTCCATCAACGCGTTCACACGAGAGTGAAGCCCTATATATGTACCGAATATGGGAAGGTCTTCAGCAATAATTCCAACCTCATTACACATGAAAAAGTTCAAAGTAGAGAGAAATCTTCCATATGTACTGAGTGTGGGAAGGCCTTTACCTACAGGTCAGAGTTGATTAttcatcagagaattcacactggagagaaaccgtaTGAATGCAGTGACTGTGGAAAAGCCTTCACTCAGAAGTCAACACTCACAGtgcatcagagaattcatacagGAGAAAAATCATATGTATGCATGAAATGTGGACTGGCCTTCATCCGGAAGGCACACTTGGTTACACATCAAATAatacatactggagagaaaccttataaaTGTGGTCACTGTGGGAAATTGTTTACTTCCAAGTCACAACTCCACGTTCATAAACGaattcacacaggagaaaaaccctatgtATGCAATAAATGTGGGAAGGCATTCACCAACCGATCAAATCTCATTACACATCAGAAAACTCATACAGGAGAGAAATCTTATATATGTTCCAAATGTGGAAAGGCCTTCACCCAGAGGTCAGACTTGATTACACATCAGAGAATCCATACTGGGGAGAAGCCTTATGAATGCAGTACTTGTGGAAAAGCCTTCACTCAGAAGTCAAATCTTAATATACAccagaaaattcatactggagagagacaGTATGAATGCCacgaatgtgggaaagccttcaacCAGAAATCAATACTCATTGTTCATCAGAAaattcatacaggagagaaaccctatgtaTGCACCGAGTGTGGAAGAGCTTTCATCCGCAAGTCAAACTTTATTACTCatcaaagaattcatactggagagaagccttatgAATGCAGTGACTGTGGGAAGTCCTTTACCTCTAAGTCTCAGCTCCTGGTGCATCAGCCAgttcacacaggagagaaaccctatgtgTGTGCCAAGTGTGGGAAGGCCTTTAGTGGCAGGTCAAATCTCAGTAAGCACCAGAAAACTCATACAGGAGAAAAGCCCTACATCTGTTCTGAATGTGGGAAGACCTTTCGACAGAAGTCAGAGTTGATTACACATCatagaattcatactggagagaaaccgtaCGAGTGCAGTGACTGTGGGAAGTCTTTCACTAAAAAATCACAACTCCAAGTGCATCAACGAATTCACACCGGAGAGAAGCCTTACGTGTGTGCTGAGTGTGGGAAGGCCTTCAGCAACAGGTCAAATTTGAATAAACATcagacaacacacactggagacAAACCCTACAAGTGTGGCATCTGTGGGAAAGGCTTTGTTCAGAAATCAGTGTTCAGTGTCCATCAGAGCAGCCACACTTGA
- the LOC105495439 gene encoding zinc finger protein 585B isoform X2, which translates to MSELPREKSYGCAEFGKSFTWNSQFKVHLKVPTGETLYVCIECGRAFVQKPEFSTHQKTHMREKPYKCNECGKSFFQVSSLFRHQRIHTGEKLHECSECGKGFPYNSDLSIHEKIHTGERHHECTDCGKAFTQKSTLKMHQKIHTGERSYICIECGQAFIQKTQLIAHRRIHTGEKPYECSNCGKSFISKSQLQVHQRVHTRVKPYICTEYGKVFSNNSNLITHEKVQSREKSSICTECGKAFTYRSELIIHQRIHTGEKPYECSDCGKAFTQKSTLTVHQRIHTGEKSYVCMKCGLAFIRKAHLVTHQIIHTGEKPYKCGHCGKLFTSKSQLHVHKRIHTGEKPYVCNKCGKAFTNRSNLITHQKTHTGEKSYICSKCGKAFTQRSDLITHQRIHTGEKPYECSTCGKAFTQKSNLNIHQKIHTGERQYECHECGKAFNQKSILIVHQKIHTGEKPYVCTECGRAFIRKSNFITHQRIHTGEKPYECSDCGKSFTSKSQLLVHQPVHTGEKPYVCAKCGKAFSGRSNLSKHQKTHTGEKPYICSECGKTFRQKSELITHHRIHTGEKPYECSDCGKSFTKKSQLQVHQRIHTGEKPYVCAECGKAFSNRSNLNKHQTTHTGDKPYKCGICGKGFVQKSVFSVHQSSHT; encoded by the exons ATGTCAGAGCTGCCCAG GGAAAAATCCTATGGATGTGCCGAATTTGGAAAGAGCTTCACCTGGAACTCACAGTTCAAGGTACATCTGAAAGTTCCTACAGGAGAAACACTCTATGTATGTATTGAATGCGGGAGGGCTTTTGTACAGAAGCCAGAATTCAGTACACATCAGAAAACCCATATGAGAGAGAAGCCCTATAAGTGCAATGAATGTGGAAAATCCTTTTTTCAAGTGTCGTCCCTTTTCAggcatcagagaattcataccgGAGAAAAACTACATGAATGTAGTGAATGTGGGAAAGGCTTCCCTTATAACTCAGATCTCAGTATACAtgagaaaattcatactggagagagacaCCATGAATGCACTGACTGTGGCAAAGCGTTCACACAAAAGTCCACACTCAAGATGCATCAGAAAATCCACACAGGCGAGAGATCCTACATCTGTATTGAATGCGGACAGGCCTTCATCCAGAAGACACAATTGATTGCACACCGAAGAATTCATACTGGTGAAAAACCATATGAGTGCAGTAACTGTGGCAAATCCTTCATTTCCAAGTCACAACTTCAGGTCCATCAACGCGTTCACACGAGAGTGAAGCCCTATATATGTACCGAATATGGGAAGGTCTTCAGCAATAATTCCAACCTCATTACACATGAAAAAGTTCAAAGTAGAGAGAAATCTTCCATATGTACTGAGTGTGGGAAGGCCTTTACCTACAGGTCAGAGTTGATTAttcatcagagaattcacactggagagaaaccgtaTGAATGCAGTGACTGTGGAAAAGCCTTCACTCAGAAGTCAACACTCACAGtgcatcagagaattcatacagGAGAAAAATCATATGTATGCATGAAATGTGGACTGGCCTTCATCCGGAAGGCACACTTGGTTACACATCAAATAatacatactggagagaaaccttataaaTGTGGTCACTGTGGGAAATTGTTTACTTCCAAGTCACAACTCCACGTTCATAAACGaattcacacaggagaaaaaccctatgtATGCAATAAATGTGGGAAGGCATTCACCAACCGATCAAATCTCATTACACATCAGAAAACTCATACAGGAGAGAAATCTTATATATGTTCCAAATGTGGAAAGGCCTTCACCCAGAGGTCAGACTTGATTACACATCAGAGAATCCATACTGGGGAGAAGCCTTATGAATGCAGTACTTGTGGAAAAGCCTTCACTCAGAAGTCAAATCTTAATATACAccagaaaattcatactggagagagacaGTATGAATGCCacgaatgtgggaaagccttcaacCAGAAATCAATACTCATTGTTCATCAGAAaattcatacaggagagaaaccctatgtaTGCACCGAGTGTGGAAGAGCTTTCATCCGCAAGTCAAACTTTATTACTCatcaaagaattcatactggagagaagccttatgAATGCAGTGACTGTGGGAAGTCCTTTACCTCTAAGTCTCAGCTCCTGGTGCATCAGCCAgttcacacaggagagaaaccctatgtgTGTGCCAAGTGTGGGAAGGCCTTTAGTGGCAGGTCAAATCTCAGTAAGCACCAGAAAACTCATACAGGAGAAAAGCCCTACATCTGTTCTGAATGTGGGAAGACCTTTCGACAGAAGTCAGAGTTGATTACACATCatagaattcatactggagagaaaccgtaCGAGTGCAGTGACTGTGGGAAGTCTTTCACTAAAAAATCACAACTCCAAGTGCATCAACGAATTCACACCGGAGAGAAGCCTTACGTGTGTGCTGAGTGTGGGAAGGCCTTCAGCAACAGGTCAAATTTGAATAAACATcagacaacacacactggagacAAACCCTACAAGTGTGGCATCTGTGGGAAAGGCTTTGTTCAGAAATCAGTGTTCAGTGTCCATCAGAGCAGCCACACTTGA